From the genome of Geminocystis herdmanii PCC 6308, one region includes:
- a CDS encoding adenylosuccinate synthase: MANVIVIGAQWGDEGKGKITDLLSKSADVVVRSQGGVNAGHTVVVQDQTFKLHLIPSGILYPDTECIIGSGTVIDPQELLEEIDQLIALNVSTENLFISQTAHVTMPYHRILDQAAEEKRGKYKIGTTGRGIGPTYSDKAERIGIRMLDLINCDRHPDKLEWTINYKNAVLEKLYDLPPLNAKEVVQEYMVYADRLRPFVIDSSLKIDQAVRSKKNILFEGAQGTLLDLDHGTYPYVTSSNPIAGGACVGAGVGPTIIDRIIGVAKAYTTRVGEGPFPTELEDDIGTLLGDRGAEFGTTTGRRRRCGWFDGVIGRYAARINGLDCLAITKLDVLDELAEIKVCVAYEIDGEICREFPTHAMKFANCKPIYETLPGWQESTVHCHNLEELPQKALNYLKFLAELMELPIAIVSVGPGRDQTIIIEDPIHGPKRALLHPNGNPVQS, from the coding sequence TTGGCTAACGTTATCGTAATCGGAGCCCAGTGGGGCGATGAAGGAAAAGGAAAAATAACAGATTTACTCAGTAAATCAGCAGATGTCGTAGTTCGCTCTCAAGGAGGTGTGAATGCCGGTCATACTGTGGTTGTTCAAGACCAAACCTTTAAATTACATCTAATTCCGTCAGGGATTTTGTACCCTGATACTGAATGTATAATCGGTTCTGGTACTGTGATAGATCCTCAAGAATTGTTGGAAGAAATTGATCAGCTTATAGCTCTCAATGTGTCCACGGAAAATTTATTTATCTCCCAAACTGCCCATGTAACGATGCCCTATCATCGTATTTTAGACCAAGCAGCAGAGGAAAAACGAGGTAAATATAAGATTGGTACAACTGGACGGGGTATCGGTCCGACTTATTCGGATAAGGCTGAAAGAATCGGCATTAGAATGCTTGATTTGATCAACTGCGATCGACATCCAGATAAATTAGAATGGACTATTAACTATAAGAATGCGGTGTTAGAAAAACTCTATGACTTACCTCCTTTAAATGCAAAAGAGGTGGTTCAAGAGTATATGGTTTATGCCGATCGTTTACGTCCTTTTGTCATTGATAGTTCCTTGAAAATTGATCAAGCCGTTCGTAGCAAGAAAAATATCTTGTTTGAAGGAGCACAAGGTACACTTTTGGATTTAGATCATGGTACATATCCCTATGTTACCTCCTCAAATCCTATTGCTGGTGGTGCTTGTGTTGGTGCTGGAGTCGGTCCAACAATTATCGATCGAATTATTGGGGTGGCAAAAGCCTATACAACCCGTGTGGGAGAAGGACCCTTCCCTACAGAATTGGAAGATGACATCGGTACTTTATTGGGCGATCGAGGTGCTGAATTTGGCACAACGACAGGTCGTCGTCGTCGCTGTGGTTGGTTTGATGGCGTAATCGGTAGATATGCGGCACGAATCAATGGTTTAGACTGTTTAGCTATTACTAAGCTGGATGTCCTCGATGAATTAGCAGAAATAAAAGTATGTGTTGCCTATGAAATAGACGGAGAAATCTGTCGAGAATTTCCAACCCATGCCATGAAATTCGCTAATTGTAAGCCAATATATGAAACTCTACCAGGATGGCAAGAATCGACAGTTCATTGTCATAATTTAGAGGAATTGCCACAAAAAGCATTAAATTATTTAAAATTCTTAGCTGAATTAATGGAATTGCCTATTGCCATTGTCTCCGTAGGACCTGGACGAGATCAGACTATTATTATAGAAGATCCCATTCATGGACCAAAAAGAGCGTTATTACACCCTAACGGTAATCCAGTGCAATCCTAA
- a CDS encoding 50S ribosomal protein L25/general stress protein Ctc — protein sequence MEVKLECKTRPEGSKPRALRREGVIPANLYGHNGAEAVSLVLTQKEAITLLKNASVNNTLVDLAIPELEWNGKVLIREVQTHPWKRNLHHISFFCPSGDNDVEVVVPLKIVGSSIGISKGGIMEQMVTQVKVRCLPTNIPQFLEMDISGVDIGKTFSVANLVLPEGIKVLDDPNKNIMGIVAPRKKG from the coding sequence ATGGAAGTAAAATTAGAATGTAAGACTAGACCTGAAGGCAGTAAGCCTAGAGCTTTACGCCGTGAAGGTGTTATTCCTGCGAACTTATATGGTCATAATGGGGCGGAAGCTGTATCTTTAGTTTTAACTCAAAAAGAAGCTATTACTCTTTTGAAAAATGCCTCCGTTAATAATACCCTCGTGGATTTAGCGATTCCTGAGTTGGAATGGAATGGAAAAGTTTTAATCAGAGAAGTACAAACTCACCCTTGGAAACGTAATTTACATCATATTAGTTTCTTTTGTCCTTCAGGAGATAATGATGTAGAAGTCGTTGTGCCTTTGAAAATTGTCGGTAGTTCGATCGGAATTTCTAAAGGTGGAATCATGGAACAAATGGTAACACAAGTAAAAGTCCGTTGTTTACCTACCAATATTCCCCAATTTTTAGAAATGGATATTTCTGGAGTCGATATTGGTAAAACTTTTTCTGTAGCCAATTTAGTGTTACCCGAAGGCATTAAAGTTTTAGATGATCCCAACAAAAATATTATGGGTATTGTTGCACCTC